The following proteins are co-located in the Pyxicephalus adspersus chromosome Z, UCB_Pads_2.0, whole genome shotgun sequence genome:
- the STK26 gene encoding serine/threonine-protein kinase 26 translates to MAHSPVAVQVPGMQNHRADPEELFTKLERIGKGSFGEVFKGIDNRTQHVVAIKIIDLEEAEDEIEDIQQEITVLSQCDSPYVTKYYGSYLKGTKLWIIMEYLGGGSALDLLRVGPFDELQIATMLREILKGLDYLHSENKIHRDIKAANVLLSEQGDVKLADFGVAGQLTDTQIKRNTFVGTPFWMAPEVIQQSAYDSKADIWSLGITAIELAKGEPPNSEMHPMRVLFLIPKNNPPTLTGDFSKPFKEFVDACLNKDPSFRPTAKELLKHKFIVKNAKRTSYLTELIDRFKRWKAEGHSDSGSDESDTETNNKENNSHPEWNFTTVRKKPDPKKLQNGTDQDLVKTLSSLSVIIAPVFAELKQQDRNNIVRKNAIEELEKSMNQAEATYPGITDKMVKKLMDKFQKFSVGDS, encoded by the exons AACCACCGGGCTGATCCAGAAGAGTTGTTCACAAAACTTGAACGCATTGGAAAAGGGTCTTTTGGAGAAGTTTTTAAGGGTATTGATAACCGGACTCAGCACGTGGTTGCTATAAAAATCATAGATCTGGAAGAAGCTGAGGATGAAATAGAGGATATACAACAAGAAATCACTGTTCTTAGTCAATGTGACAGCCCCTATGTGACAAAGTACTATGGATCCTATCTCAAG GGCACAAAACTATGGATCATAATGGAATATTTAGGTGGAGGCTCTGCACTAGACCTG CTTCGCGTTGGTCCGTTTGATGAGCTCCAGATTGCAACTATGTTAAGAGAAATCTTGAAAGGCCTGGATTATCTGCACtcagaaaataaaattcacagGGACATCAAAG CTGCCAATGTGCTACTTTCTGAACAAGGAGATGTCAAACTTGCCGATTTTGGTGTTGCCGGACAGCTTACTGATACACAGATCAAAAGAAACACATTTGTAGGTACACCTTTCTGGATGGCACCTGAAGTCATACAACAGTCTGCTTATGATTCCAAG gccGATATTTGGTCATTGGGCATAACGGCAATTGAACTAGCAAAAGGGGAACCACCAAATTCCGAAATGCACCCAATGAGGGTCCTCTTCCTcatccctaaaaataacccaccCACCTTAACAGGAGATTTCAGCAAACCATTTAAAGAGTTTGTTGATGCCTGCCTCAACAAAGACCCCTctttt cgACCTACAGCCAAAGAACTTCTAAAGCACAAATTTATTGTGAAGAATGCCAAGAGGACATCTTACCTAACGGAGCTGATTGACCGATTTAAACGATGGAAGGCTGAGGGTCACAGCGATTCCGGCTCTGACGAGTCAGATAC AGAAACCAACAACAAAGAGAACAATTCTCATCCTGAATGGAACTTCACCACAGTGCGGAAGAAGCCAGATCCCAAAAAATTGCAGAACGGGACA GATCAAGATCTTGTTAAAACCCTGAGCTCTTTATCTGTAATAATTGCCCCGGTGTTTGCTGag CTTAAACAGCAAGACAGAAATAATATTGTGAGGAAAAATGCCATTGAAGAACTAGAGAAAAGTATGAACCAGGCAGAAGCTACGTACCCTGGAATTACTGACAAGATGGTAAAGAAGCTTATGGATAAATTCCAGAA GTTTTCTGTCGGTGACTCCTAA